Within Terriglobales bacterium, the genomic segment CGCAAGTTCGACGGGGTCTTTGCCGACTGCGACATCGAGGGCTCGGGACAGTTGTTGAAGGCGGTGCGGCGCTCGCGCACCAACCAGCGCTCCATCGTCTTTGCCATCCTGACCGGCAACATGAGCGTGCGCCAGGCCTTCGAGCTGGGCGCCAATTTCGTCCTCTACAAGCCGGTTTCGGTGGAGCGCGCCAAGCGCAGCCTGCGCGCCGCCCACGGCATGATGATGCGGGAGCGACGCCGTCACTTCCGCCACCCCATGGACTCGCGGGTGTACCTGAGCTTTGAGAGGGTCAAGGACCTGCAGGCCACCATCCTCGACCTGAGTTCCGGCGGCATGGCCATCAAGACCATGGAGCCGCTGGCGCTGCGCCACGAGGTCCACCTGCGCTTCGCCCTGCCCGGCAACACCAGTTTCCTGGAAGGCGAGGGTCAGGTGGCCTGGGTGGACGCCTTCGGGCGGGCAGGACTGCAGTTCACCATCCTGCCTCCGGACTCACAGTCCGAGCTGGAGAAGTGGCTGCTGGCCCGGGCCACCATCACCCAGGCCGAGGACGCCTTGGTGGGCGCCAAGCCGGCGGAACCCAGGCCGGTGGAAAACCCGCCGCCGGTGCCTATGGTCCCGGCTGAGGAACCCACCCCCGAACTGCCCTCCGCCCTGCAGGGAGAGCTGGAGATCGAGGTGGTGTCGCCGGAGGCGCCCGCTCTTGCCCACCGGCGCTGGCGCGAGGACAAGTCTCGCACCGTGCTGCGGGGCGAGACCGAGGGCCGCATCCTGGCGGCCGTCATCCGCGGCGGCAAGGTGGTGGTGGTGCGCGGCCGCTGCGAGGACCTGAGCGAGGAAGGCCTGGGAGGAGAGATGGAGGGCGAGTTCCTGCTGGGCGACCCGGTGCTGCTGCAGCTCACCCTGCCGCACTCGGAAGAGCCGCTGCGCATGCACGCCGAAGTGCGTCACCGCACCGAGAACTACTACGGCTTCGAGTTCGTGGCGCTGGACGCGGCGCAACGCCGCGTCATCCGCCGCTTCTGCGACGCGCTGCCGGTGCGGGGATAGGCAAGGAAGCGATTTACGGATCCCACACCTGGGCACTATAGCCCTGCTTGCGCGCCTTGTCCTGCATGTCCTGGAGCCTGTGCTGGGCTTCCGCGAGCTGCGGCTGGGTACGGGCGAGGTCAAGGGCGGCCTGGCGCTTGCCCTCACAGCGCTCGGGCTCGCTGGCGCACAGTTGCGGCGTGAGCGGGGCGGGCGTGGCCAGGTTGGCGCGCTCGCCGGCGATCTCCTGTAGCCGATCGAGATGCTGCTGCAAACGGGCCACCTGCTGCTTCTGCTGCAGGATCTGGCCGCGCAGCTTCTGCGCTTCCGCGTCCAGCTTCTGCTGCCCGCCGGCGGGACCCTTTGCGGAGGCCGGGGCGTCGCTGGAAGCGCCCTTG encodes:
- a CDS encoding PilZ domain-containing protein, giving the protein MELQSLVLSDDSKTVKVLQRLLKELEISFEHCSQADVAMELLARRKFDGVFADCDIEGSGQLLKAVRRSRTNQRSIVFAILTGNMSVRQAFELGANFVLYKPVSVERAKRSLRAAHGMMMRERRRHFRHPMDSRVYLSFERVKDLQATILDLSSGGMAIKTMEPLALRHEVHLRFALPGNTSFLEGEGQVAWVDAFGRAGLQFTILPPDSQSELEKWLLARATITQAEDALVGAKPAEPRPVENPPPVPMVPAEEPTPELPSALQGELEIEVVSPEAPALAHRRWREDKSRTVLRGETEGRILAAVIRGGKVVVVRGRCEDLSEEGLGGEMEGEFLLGDPVLLQLTLPHSEEPLRMHAEVRHRTENYYGFEFVALDAAQRRVIRRFCDALPVRG